From a single Couchioplanes caeruleus genomic region:
- a CDS encoding fasciclin domain-containing protein, with translation MNVARLLARTAATATAAVLAVTAVGAAGASAHGKTGTRSLAAVLTKDTSGFDRNSRDFDVLTAAVLAVLDAKPASPVKVLTDGKVALTAFVPTDAAFQKLVADLTNSRKLPSEQQAFTAVAGLDIDTVEAVLLYHVVPGATIDRRAALKSDGAKLTTAGGGKITVDVTRCWYGPRYIRLIDADRSDRDPRVVKYDINKGNKQIAHAIDRVLRPSDLP, from the coding sequence ATGAACGTGGCAAGACTGCTCGCTCGTACCGCCGCCACCGCCACCGCCGCCGTGCTGGCGGTCACCGCGGTGGGCGCCGCGGGCGCCTCCGCCCACGGCAAGACCGGCACCCGGTCGCTGGCCGCGGTCCTGACCAAGGACACGAGCGGCTTCGACCGCAACAGCCGCGACTTCGACGTCCTGACCGCCGCGGTGCTCGCCGTGCTGGACGCCAAGCCCGCCAGCCCGGTCAAGGTGCTCACCGACGGCAAGGTGGCGCTGACCGCGTTCGTGCCGACCGACGCGGCCTTCCAGAAGCTCGTCGCCGACCTCACGAACAGCCGCAAGCTGCCGAGCGAGCAGCAGGCCTTCACGGCCGTCGCGGGCCTGGACATCGACACGGTCGAGGCGGTGCTGCTCTACCACGTGGTCCCGGGCGCGACGATCGACCGCCGGGCGGCCCTGAAGTCCGACGGTGCGAAGCTCACCACGGCCGGCGGCGGCAAGATCACTGTGGACGTCACCCGCTGCTGGTACGGCCCCCGGTACATCCGCCTGATCGACGCGGACCGCTCGGACCGCGACCCGCGCGTGGTGAAGTACGACATCAACAAGGGCAACAAGCAGATCGCCCACGCCATCGACCGGGTGCTGCGCCCGTCCGACCTGCCGTAA
- a CDS encoding alpha-ketoglutarate-dependent dioxygenase AlkB, whose product MLDLMGGSGPTVEPLAGRLVRHRLTAGAWVDVLPGWVHGSDDVFRTLLTEVDWRAERRQMYDGVVDVPRLLRWYAGDEQLPHPALTEARETLSAHYRAELGEPFVTAGMCLYRDGRDSVAWHGDTLGRSSREDTMVAIVSFGSPRTLMLRPRAGGAETLRFPQGHGDLIVMGGSCQRTWEHAIPKTAKPVGPRVSVQFRPLNVA is encoded by the coding sequence ATGCTCGACCTCATGGGTGGGTCCGGCCCGACCGTCGAGCCGCTCGCCGGCCGCCTCGTCCGGCACCGGTTGACCGCCGGCGCGTGGGTCGACGTGCTGCCCGGCTGGGTGCACGGCTCCGACGACGTCTTCCGGACGCTGCTGACCGAGGTCGACTGGCGGGCCGAGCGCCGCCAGATGTACGACGGCGTGGTCGACGTGCCGCGGCTGCTGCGCTGGTATGCCGGCGACGAGCAGTTGCCGCACCCGGCGCTCACCGAGGCGCGTGAGACCCTGTCCGCCCACTACCGCGCGGAGCTGGGCGAGCCGTTCGTGACCGCCGGCATGTGCCTGTACCGCGACGGCCGCGACAGCGTCGCCTGGCACGGTGACACGCTGGGCCGCTCGTCCCGCGAGGACACCATGGTGGCGATCGTGTCGTTCGGCTCGCCCCGCACCCTGATGTTGCGGCCCCGGGCGGGCGGCGCGGAGACGCTGCGGTTCCCGCAGGGCCACGGGGATCTGATCGTGATGGGCGGTTCCTGCCAGCGCACGTGGGAGCACGCGATCCCGAAGACGGCCAAGCCGGTCGGCCCGCGGGTGAGCGTGCAGTTCCGCCCGCTCAACGTCGCCTGA
- a CDS encoding GNAT family N-acetyltransferase, translated as MIVRKGGVADGAALAELRDIDEGEIAAFAGWVASHAETHLPFVAEIDGQVVGAAWLHVAERVPGAGVLTRWYGDIQSVMVREEQRNRGVGAALMAAILDEARARGLEHVTVHSGRRAVDFYLRNGFGHHRRMMIWEPGG; from the coding sequence ATGATCGTGAGAAAGGGTGGCGTGGCCGATGGGGCGGCGCTCGCCGAGCTGCGGGACATCGACGAGGGCGAGATCGCGGCGTTCGCCGGCTGGGTGGCTTCCCACGCGGAGACGCACCTGCCGTTCGTCGCCGAGATCGACGGGCAGGTGGTCGGCGCCGCCTGGCTGCATGTCGCGGAGCGGGTGCCGGGCGCCGGCGTGCTGACCCGGTGGTACGGCGACATCCAGTCGGTGATGGTGCGCGAGGAGCAGCGCAATCGCGGCGTCGGGGCTGCGCTGATGGCGGCGATCCTGGACGAGGCGCGGGCGCGCGGGCTGGAGCATGTGACCGTCCACTCGGGGCGCCGCGCGGTGGATTTCTATCTGCGGAACGGCTTCGGTCATCACCGTCGGATGATGATCTGGGAGCCGGGCGGGTAG
- a CDS encoding succinate dehydrogenase/fumarate reductase iron-sulfur subunit — protein MKRHFRIWRGDSSGGEIQDFQVEVNEGEVVLDAIHRLQATEAPDLACRWNCKAGKCGSCSMEINGKPRLSCMTRMSTFEENETVTITPLRTFPVIRDLVTDVSFNYEKARETPAFAPPKGVAPGEYRMKQVDVERSQEFRKCIECFLCQNTCHVVRDHEENKKAFSGPRFFIRAAELDMHPLDDRTDRKEYAQASQGLGYCNITKCCTEVCPEHIKITDNAIIPMKERVVDRRYDPLVWLGRKIFRRDQLDGSGSNGNGSHGAGSHGGASHGGSSSNGQSMAPSTSEGATGVAAGLGKSGAPLPLAPALNPDGKLDVAELLAERPGGPSPFGDDQEFPLPNVTYNHPEPGKD, from the coding sequence ATGAAGCGCCACTTCCGGATCTGGCGGGGCGACTCGTCCGGCGGCGAGATCCAGGACTTCCAGGTCGAGGTCAACGAGGGCGAGGTCGTGCTCGACGCCATCCACCGGCTGCAGGCCACCGAGGCGCCGGACCTGGCGTGCCGCTGGAACTGCAAGGCCGGCAAGTGCGGCTCGTGCTCGATGGAGATCAACGGCAAGCCGCGGCTGAGCTGCATGACCCGGATGTCGACGTTCGAGGAGAACGAGACGGTCACCATCACGCCGCTGCGCACCTTCCCGGTGATCCGCGACTTGGTGACCGACGTGTCCTTCAACTACGAGAAGGCCCGCGAGACGCCCGCGTTCGCGCCGCCGAAGGGTGTCGCACCCGGCGAATACCGGATGAAGCAGGTCGACGTCGAGCGCTCGCAGGAGTTCCGCAAGTGCATCGAGTGCTTCCTCTGCCAGAACACCTGCCACGTCGTCCGTGACCACGAGGAGAACAAGAAGGCGTTCAGCGGCCCGCGCTTCTTCATCCGCGCGGCCGAGCTGGACATGCACCCGCTGGACGACCGTACGGACCGCAAGGAGTACGCGCAGGCCAGCCAGGGCCTCGGCTACTGCAACATCACCAAGTGCTGCACCGAGGTCTGCCCCGAACACATCAAGATCACGGACAACGCCATCATCCCGATGAAGGAACGGGTGGTGGACCGCCGCTACGACCCGCTGGTCTGGCTCGGCCGCAAGATCTTCCGCCGCGACCAGCTCGACGGCAGCGGCTCGAACGGCAACGGTTCGCACGGCGCAGGCTCGCACGGCGGCGCTTCGCACGGCGGGTCCAGCTCCAACGGACAGTCGATGGCCCCGAGCACGTCCGAGGGCGCCACCGGGGTCGCGGCCGGGCTCGGCAAGTCGGGGGCCCCGCTGCCCCTCGCGCCGGCGCTCAACCCGGACGGCAAGCTCGACGTCGCCGAGCTGCTCGCCGAACGGCCGGGCGGCCCGTCGCCCTTCGGCGACGACCAGGAATTCCCGCTGCCGAACGTGACCTACAACCACCCCGAACCGGGCAAGGACTGA
- a CDS encoding fumarate reductase/succinate dehydrogenase flavoprotein subunit: MTTRIERHHYDVVVIGAGGAGLRAAIEARLAGKKTAIISKSLFGKAHTVMAEGGAAAAMGNVNSRDNWMVHFGDTMRGGKFLNNFRMAELHAKEAPERIWELETYGALFDRTKDGKISQRNFGGHEYPRLAHVGDRTGLELIRTLQQKIVSLQQEDFAETGSYDSRIRVFAETTITELLLEGDRIAGAFGYYRESGEFILLEAPAVVLATGGVGRSYKVTSNSWEYTGDGHALALRAGATLINMEFLQFHPTGMVWPPSVKGILVTESVRGDGGVLRNSDGKRFMFDYVPDVFRHQYAETEEEADRWYTDPDNNRRPPELLPRDEVARAINSEVKAGRGTKSGGVFLDVSTRMPAETITRRLPSMYHQFKELADVDITKEPMEVGPTCHYVMGGVEVDPDTGAAFGHVEGLFAAGEVSGGMHGSNRLGGNSLSDLLVFGKRAGEHAAAYTDALPKRPKVSTADVEAAVDTALAPLSREGGENPYKLQQDLQAVMGELVGIIRREAELTDALKRLQELKPRVANVGATGGRRYNPGWHLALDLRNMLVVSECTAKAALEREESRGGHTREDFPKMSPQWRTVNLVCSLDEAGDVHLERKPLPKMRDELLQLFKRSELSKYLTDEELAEFDAITTEATR, translated from the coding sequence ATGACTACGCGAATCGAACGACACCACTACGACGTCGTCGTCATCGGCGCGGGCGGCGCCGGGCTGCGGGCCGCCATCGAGGCCCGGCTGGCCGGCAAGAAGACCGCGATCATCTCGAAGTCGCTGTTCGGCAAGGCGCACACGGTCATGGCCGAGGGCGGCGCCGCGGCGGCGATGGGCAACGTGAACAGCCGCGACAACTGGATGGTGCACTTCGGTGACACCATGCGCGGCGGGAAGTTCCTGAACAACTTCCGGATGGCGGAGCTGCACGCCAAGGAGGCACCGGAGCGGATCTGGGAGCTGGAGACGTACGGGGCGCTGTTCGACCGTACGAAGGACGGCAAGATCTCCCAGCGCAACTTCGGCGGCCACGAGTACCCGCGCCTCGCCCACGTCGGCGACCGTACGGGCCTGGAGCTGATCCGTACGCTGCAGCAGAAGATCGTGTCGCTGCAGCAGGAGGACTTCGCCGAGACCGGGAGCTACGACTCGCGGATCCGGGTGTTCGCCGAGACGACGATCACGGAGCTGCTGCTCGAGGGTGACCGCATCGCGGGCGCGTTCGGCTACTACCGCGAGTCCGGCGAGTTCATCCTGCTGGAGGCGCCCGCGGTCGTGCTGGCCACCGGCGGCGTCGGGCGGTCGTACAAGGTGACCTCCAACTCGTGGGAGTACACCGGCGACGGTCACGCGCTGGCGCTGCGCGCCGGGGCGACGCTGATCAACATGGAGTTCCTGCAGTTCCACCCGACCGGCATGGTCTGGCCGCCGTCCGTCAAGGGCATCCTGGTCACCGAGTCGGTCCGCGGCGACGGTGGCGTGCTGCGCAACTCCGACGGCAAGCGGTTCATGTTCGACTACGTCCCCGACGTGTTCCGGCACCAGTACGCCGAGACCGAGGAGGAGGCGGACCGCTGGTACACCGACCCGGACAACAACCGCCGCCCGCCCGAGCTGCTGCCCCGCGACGAGGTGGCCCGCGCCATCAACAGCGAGGTCAAGGCGGGCCGCGGCACGAAGTCCGGCGGCGTGTTCCTCGACGTCTCCACCCGCATGCCGGCCGAGACGATCACCCGGCGGCTCCCGTCGATGTACCACCAGTTCAAGGAGCTGGCCGACGTCGACATCACCAAGGAGCCGATGGAGGTCGGCCCGACCTGCCACTACGTGATGGGCGGCGTCGAGGTCGACCCCGACACGGGTGCCGCGTTCGGCCACGTGGAGGGCCTGTTCGCGGCCGGCGAGGTGTCCGGCGGCATGCACGGCTCCAACCGGCTGGGCGGCAACTCGCTGTCCGACCTGCTGGTCTTCGGCAAGCGGGCGGGTGAGCACGCGGCCGCGTACACCGACGCGCTCCCCAAGCGCCCGAAGGTGTCGACCGCGGACGTCGAGGCCGCGGTCGACACCGCGCTCGCCCCGCTGAGCCGGGAGGGTGGCGAGAACCCGTACAAGCTGCAGCAGGACCTGCAGGCCGTGATGGGTGAGCTGGTCGGCATCATCCGCCGCGAGGCGGAGCTGACCGACGCGCTGAAGCGCCTGCAGGAGCTGAAGCCGCGGGTGGCGAACGTCGGCGCGACCGGCGGCCGGCGCTACAACCCGGGCTGGCACCTGGCCCTGGACCTGCGCAACATGCTCGTCGTCTCCGAGTGCACGGCGAAGGCCGCGCTGGAGCGCGAGGAGTCCCGCGGCGGCCACACCCGCGAGGACTTCCCGAAGATGAGCCCGCAATGGCGCACGGTGAACCTGGTCTGCTCGCTCGACGAGGCGGGCGACGTGCATCTCGAGCGCAAGCCGCTGCCGAAGATGCGCGACGAGCTCCTCCAGCTCTTCAAGCGCAGTGAGCTCAGCAAGTACCTGACCGATGAGGAGCTCGCCGAGTTCGACGCGATCACGACGGAGGCCACCCGATGA
- a CDS encoding TldD/PmbA family protein translates to MTTPVTAEVDLAGRVVELTRSLAGAGAEAEVVAAHTAEALTRFANSAIHQNVADATTTVSLRLHLDGRTASGSTTVTDAEGLRSLVERTVAAARLSPPDPAWPGLTPPTPLPADAGYDEATAAAGPRERAIRVRDFVQAAEGLETAGFCRTAYASGAFANTAGHTVHGRSAEAAMDGIARLAGADGVARRAAGRLAELDGAALGARAAAKARAATSPVELPPGRYEVVLEPTAVADLLDNLASFGFNGKAYAQHQSFAELGAQQFDRGITITDEPLGATLPFDMEGTPRATLLLVEDGVTRAVSHDRTSAAEAGSASTGHASAASRSWGPIAANLHLAAGPIANAVPEPSAGPTASSARALVAGMRRGLLITDLWYTRVLDQKSLVITGLTRNGVWLVENGEVTAAVSNMRFTQSYPQALGPGAVLGVGAEAVAVPDRWSGVRYTAPALHLASWNLTGNASG, encoded by the coding sequence ATGACCACGCCAGTGACTGCCGAAGTGGACCTGGCCGGGCGGGTCGTGGAGCTGACCCGCAGCCTCGCCGGGGCCGGCGCCGAGGCGGAAGTCGTCGCCGCCCACACGGCCGAGGCGCTGACCCGCTTCGCCAACTCCGCGATCCACCAGAACGTCGCCGACGCCACCACGACCGTCAGCCTGCGGCTGCACCTCGACGGCCGTACGGCATCCGGTTCCACCACCGTCACCGACGCCGAGGGCCTGCGCTCGCTGGTCGAGCGCACGGTCGCCGCGGCCCGGCTGTCCCCACCCGACCCGGCCTGGCCGGGCCTCACCCCGCCGACCCCGCTGCCGGCCGACGCCGGGTACGACGAAGCCACCGCTGCGGCGGGTCCCCGGGAACGAGCGATCCGGGTCCGCGACTTCGTGCAGGCCGCCGAGGGACTGGAGACCGCGGGTTTCTGCCGCACCGCGTACGCGTCCGGCGCCTTCGCCAACACCGCCGGCCACACCGTGCACGGCCGGTCCGCCGAGGCCGCCATGGACGGCATCGCCCGCCTAGCCGGGGCGGACGGCGTGGCGCGCCGGGCCGCCGGACGCCTCGCCGAGCTCGACGGCGCCGCCCTGGGCGCCCGGGCCGCCGCGAAGGCGCGGGCCGCCACTTCCCCGGTCGAGCTGCCGCCGGGACGCTACGAGGTCGTGCTCGAGCCGACCGCGGTGGCCGACCTGCTCGACAACCTGGCGAGCTTCGGCTTCAACGGCAAGGCATACGCCCAGCACCAGTCGTTCGCCGAGCTGGGCGCCCAGCAGTTCGACCGCGGCATCACCATCACCGACGAGCCGCTGGGCGCGACGCTGCCGTTCGACATGGAAGGCACGCCCCGCGCCACGCTCCTCCTCGTCGAGGACGGCGTCACGCGCGCGGTCAGCCACGACCGCACGTCAGCGGCCGAGGCGGGCTCGGCATCCACGGGCCACGCCTCCGCGGCGTCCCGCTCCTGGGGTCCCATCGCCGCCAACCTCCACCTCGCGGCGGGACCGATCGCCAACGCCGTACCGGAACCGAGCGCCGGCCCCACCGCCTCCTCGGCCCGCGCCCTCGTCGCCGGCATGCGCCGTGGCCTGCTCATCACGGACCTCTGGTACACCCGCGTGCTCGACCAGAAGAGCCTCGTCATCACCGGCCTCACCCGCAACGGCGTCTGGCTCGTCGAGAACGGCGAGGTCACCGCGGCGGTGAGCAACATGCGCTTCACCCAGTCGTACCCCCAGGCGCTCGGGCCGGGAGCGGTCCTCGGCGTGGGCGCGGAAGCGGTGGCCGTGCCGGACCGCTGGTCGGGCGTCCGATACACGGCCCCGGCGCTGCACCTGGCGTCCTGGAACCTGACCGGCAACGCATCAGGCTGA
- a CDS encoding TldD/PmbA family protein — protein MDHFDEAGAAVQAALDAGARYADARVMLRRTETMSARDGEVEDLSSDESAGLGVRALVGSSWGFYAVPDLSDAAARAAGRRAAEIAAASALVPGPAIDLVPAGAGTASWASPCEIDPLSVPLSTKGDLLVAATAAARDAGADLAEGIYQIWDTRKWFVSSDGHRIDQHIRECGAGITASAYGDGEIQRRSWPSHRGQYGTRGWELVDELALTDNAARMADEARALLTAPLCPSGETTLILGGEQLALQIHESVGHAIELDRILGWEAAFAGTSWLDLDRLGSLRYGSELMNITIDPTIPGALGSFGYDDEGSPAAPRDAVRNGIWVGVLAGRDSAAMAGLDYAGSVRSDGWARLPMVRMTNVGLEPGPHTLDEIIAATDDGVLMDINRSWSIDDRRLNFQFGCEIGWEIKNGKRGRMLRNPTYTGIGPKFWQSMDMLSSETVAWGTPNCGKGQPGQVGHTGHPAAPARFTNVRVGVRG, from the coding sequence GTGGATCACTTCGACGAGGCCGGTGCGGCGGTCCAGGCAGCCCTCGACGCGGGCGCCCGCTACGCCGACGCCCGGGTCATGCTGCGCCGCACCGAGACCATGAGCGCCCGGGACGGCGAGGTCGAGGACCTCAGCTCCGACGAGAGCGCGGGGCTCGGGGTGCGGGCTCTGGTCGGCTCCAGCTGGGGCTTCTACGCCGTGCCCGACCTGTCCGACGCCGCCGCCCGCGCGGCCGGGCGCCGGGCCGCCGAGATCGCCGCCGCCAGCGCTCTCGTGCCCGGGCCGGCGATCGACCTGGTCCCGGCCGGCGCCGGGACGGCCAGCTGGGCCAGCCCGTGCGAGATCGACCCGCTCTCGGTGCCGCTGTCCACGAAGGGCGATCTGCTGGTCGCGGCGACGGCCGCGGCGCGCGACGCCGGGGCCGACCTCGCCGAGGGCATCTACCAGATCTGGGACACCCGCAAGTGGTTCGTCTCCAGCGACGGCCACCGCATCGACCAGCACATCCGCGAGTGCGGCGCCGGCATCACCGCCAGCGCGTACGGCGACGGCGAGATCCAGCGCCGCTCCTGGCCGTCGCACCGCGGGCAGTACGGCACCCGCGGCTGGGAGCTCGTCGACGAGCTGGCGCTGACCGACAACGCCGCACGGATGGCCGACGAGGCACGCGCGCTGCTGACGGCGCCGCTGTGCCCCTCCGGTGAGACCACGCTCATCCTCGGCGGCGAGCAGCTCGCCCTGCAGATCCACGAGTCCGTCGGCCACGCGATCGAGCTGGACCGCATCCTCGGCTGGGAGGCGGCGTTCGCCGGCACGTCCTGGCTGGATCTCGATCGGCTGGGCAGCCTGCGCTACGGCTCGGAGCTGATGAACATCACCATCGACCCGACGATCCCGGGCGCGCTGGGCAGCTTCGGATACGACGACGAGGGCTCACCCGCGGCCCCGCGCGACGCCGTCCGCAACGGCATCTGGGTCGGCGTGCTCGCCGGGCGTGACTCGGCGGCGATGGCCGGCCTCGACTATGCGGGCAGCGTGCGTTCGGACGGCTGGGCACGGCTGCCGATGGTGCGGATGACCAACGTCGGGCTGGAGCCGGGACCGCACACCCTCGACGAGATCATCGCGGCCACCGACGACGGCGTCCTCATGGACATCAACCGCTCCTGGTCCATCGACGACCGGCGGCTCAACTTCCAGTTCGGTTGCGAGATCGGATGGGAGATCAAGAACGGCAAGCGCGGGCGGATGCTGCGCAACCCGACGTACACGGGTATCGGTCCGAAGTTCTGGCAGTCGATGGACATGCTGTCCTCGGAGACGGTCGCGTGGGGCACGCCCAACTGCGGCAAGGGCCAGCCCGGCCAGGTGGGCCACACCGGCCATCCCGCGGCGCCGGCACGGTTCACGAACGTACGGGTGGGGGTCCGGGGATGA
- a CDS encoding Uma2 family endonuclease, whose amino-acid sequence MTSAIFGDGLPMTEERFFALGETRERVELFDGSLYVTPAPTPRHQHISSELTFALRRAAREAGLFVLEAVNVRLQHGRIPIPDLVITRPIDFDQLVVDAEAVLLVCEIVSPSNASADKVLKMHYYAAAGIPWYLLVEQETGALHLYRLKGQHYTEHSVTPWGEVLHLEEPVRAAIATAELLPPR is encoded by the coding sequence ATGACGTCCGCCATCTTCGGCGATGGACTGCCGATGACCGAGGAGCGCTTCTTCGCGCTCGGTGAGACTCGCGAGCGCGTCGAACTCTTCGACGGGAGCCTGTACGTGACGCCCGCCCCCACCCCCCGCCACCAGCACATCTCCTCTGAGCTGACGTTCGCGCTGAGGCGAGCGGCCCGCGAAGCAGGGCTCTTCGTGCTGGAGGCCGTGAATGTGCGACTTCAGCACGGACGCATCCCGATCCCCGACCTCGTCATCACGAGACCGATCGATTTCGATCAGCTCGTCGTTGATGCGGAGGCGGTGCTGCTCGTGTGCGAGATCGTCTCGCCGTCGAACGCCTCCGCCGACAAGGTGCTGAAGATGCACTACTACGCCGCAGCGGGGATCCCCTGGTATCTCCTCGTCGAGCAGGAAACCGGCGCTCTGCACCTGTACCGGCTCAAAGGCCAGCATTACACCGAGCACTCGGTTACGCCGTGGGGTGAGGTTCTTCACCTGGAAGAGCCGGTCAGGGCCGCGATCGCCACCGCGGAGCTGCTGCCTCCCAGGTGA
- a CDS encoding Uma2 family endonuclease, whose amino-acid sequence MTSALIGRSLPMEALPTTEVDYLRLGETSAISELWDGNVLTCPRDTPRHQMILNALANALRAGRSDLNVITGVPVRLAPGRIAVPDLIIAGAIDPDIPLVEAQSVRLVCEITSAASATVDWTLKMHAYAQAGIPCYLVAEPDRGLLHSNMLTAQGYVEQSVMQLVRVTGLNL is encoded by the coding sequence ATGACGTCAGCGCTGATCGGCCGCAGCCTGCCCATGGAAGCCCTGCCGACCACCGAGGTCGACTACCTCCGGCTCGGCGAGACCTCGGCCATCTCCGAACTCTGGGACGGCAACGTCCTCACCTGCCCCCGCGACACCCCCCGCCACCAGATGATCCTCAACGCGCTGGCCAACGCGCTGCGCGCCGGCCGCTCCGACCTGAACGTCATCACCGGCGTCCCGGTCCGCCTCGCCCCGGGCCGCATCGCGGTGCCGGACCTGATCATCGCGGGCGCGATCGACCCGGACATCCCGCTGGTGGAGGCCCAGTCGGTCCGCCTGGTCTGCGAGATCACGTCGGCGGCGAGCGCGACGGTGGACTGGACGCTGAAGATGCACGCGTACGCGCAGGCCGGGATCCCGTGCTACCTGGTCGCGGAACCGGACCGTGGGCTGTTGCACAGCAACATGCTGACGGCACAGGGGTACGTGGAGCAGTCCGTGATGCAGCTGGTCCGCGTCACCGGCCTCAACCTCTGA
- a CDS encoding prolyl oligopeptidase family serine peptidase yields MLVGVEYPELAGRTGRFRFGAPHAVTVGGDGARVAFLRSAGPYDPAAALWVLAVASGTVTKVADGPISSYAGSSDLCVLAWARDGRLFSSGPALPAAAATVVEPRPDPSGRVIGYTTPDGTLRVIDEGGTDQLLAGEPGTGVSWGVPEPVAAEFGRTRGWWWSPDGSQILAVRSAGSISLHLLDLYGGWVDVHWDRETYPYLVDVRWTGTGNALIAVLRRSQQHGLVLSVDPRTGETQVHAELADARWVEPVPGTPLLLPDGRVLVGGELAHDGFDARCLFADGSLLTPPGLYVRRVVGVLGDTQELIVEGAEGEPSEQHVYAVRTALGSGGAKARTLTDQPGWHTAEVGGDVLVIDSTVHRGAATIPLPSDAALLPYAPHPVFERVTDRRLPAAVLYPAGHVTGTRLPVLVELGEGPGHQHVVQDAARWQERQWWADAGFAVVSVDTRGTPGVAPSFEKAVYRRLADVSLTDQVDALHALTGKHPDLDLDRVAVRGTGLGGWLAALAVQRRADVFRCGVARDPITDWTNLAPPFAERYLGSQADNPDVYEHHALAPAGPSLLVSPAGGLSEELQFVIRECA; encoded by the coding sequence ATGCTGGTCGGCGTGGAGTATCCCGAACTCGCCGGCCGGACCGGTCGGTTCCGCTTCGGCGCACCCCACGCCGTGACGGTCGGCGGGGACGGCGCCCGAGTGGCGTTCCTGCGCTCCGCGGGGCCGTACGACCCCGCGGCGGCGCTGTGGGTCCTCGCGGTGGCGTCCGGAACGGTCACCAAGGTGGCGGACGGGCCGATCAGCTCGTACGCGGGCTCGTCCGATCTGTGCGTGCTCGCGTGGGCACGGGACGGGCGGCTGTTCAGCTCCGGCCCGGCGCTGCCAGCTGCGGCAGCAACCGTCGTCGAGCCACGGCCGGACCCGTCCGGGCGCGTCATCGGCTACACCACACCGGACGGCACCCTGCGCGTCATCGACGAGGGCGGCACCGACCAGCTGCTGGCCGGGGAACCCGGCACCGGCGTGTCCTGGGGCGTGCCGGAGCCGGTCGCGGCCGAGTTCGGGCGTACCCGCGGGTGGTGGTGGTCGCCCGACGGCAGCCAGATCCTCGCCGTACGCAGCGCCGGGTCGATCAGCCTGCACCTGCTCGACCTGTACGGCGGCTGGGTCGACGTGCACTGGGACCGGGAGACGTACCCGTACCTGGTCGACGTGCGCTGGACCGGCACCGGGAACGCCCTCATCGCGGTGCTGCGCCGCAGCCAGCAGCACGGCCTGGTGCTGTCGGTCGACCCGCGTACGGGAGAGACCCAGGTGCACGCGGAACTCGCCGACGCGCGCTGGGTGGAGCCGGTGCCGGGAACGCCGCTGCTGCTGCCGGACGGCCGCGTCCTCGTCGGCGGCGAACTCGCCCACGACGGCTTCGACGCCCGCTGTCTGTTCGCCGACGGCAGCCTCCTGACCCCGCCCGGCCTCTACGTGCGCCGCGTCGTGGGTGTGCTCGGCGACACCCAGGAACTGATCGTCGAAGGCGCCGAGGGAGAACCTTCGGAACAACACGTGTACGCGGTGCGCACGGCGCTGGGCAGCGGCGGCGCGAAGGCCCGTACGCTCACCGACCAGCCGGGCTGGCACACCGCCGAGGTGGGCGGCGACGTCCTCGTCATCGACTCGACGGTGCACCGGGGCGCCGCCACGATCCCGTTGCCGTCGGACGCGGCGCTGCTCCCGTACGCTCCGCACCCGGTTTTTGAAAGGGTGACCGACCGCCGGCTGCCGGCAGCGGTCCTCTACCCCGCCGGTCACGTGACGGGCACGCGCCTGCCGGTGCTGGTGGAGCTCGGCGAGGGCCCCGGTCATCAGCATGTGGTGCAGGACGCGGCCCGGTGGCAGGAACGGCAATGGTGGGCGGACGCCGGCTTCGCGGTGGTCAGCGTCGACACCAGGGGTACGCCCGGAGTGGCGCCCAGCTTCGAGAAGGCGGTGTACCGCCGGCTCGCCGATGTCAGCCTGACCGACCAGGTCGACGCCCTGCACGCCCTCACCGGCAAACACCCCGACCTGGACCTGGACCGGGTGGCGGTCCGCGGCACCGGCCTCGGCGGATGGCTCGCGGCCCTCGCGGTGCAACGGCGCGCGGACGTGTTCCGGTGCGGTGTCGCCCGCGACCCGATCACCGACTGGACGAACCTGGCGCCGCCGTTCGCCGAACGCTATCTGGGTAGCCAGGCCGACAACCCGGACGTGTACGAGCACCACGCGCTCGCACCGGCCGGCCCTTCTTTGCTGGTCTCCCCCGCCGGGGGTTTGTCAGAGGAACTTCAGTTCGTGATCCGGGAGTGTGCATGA